One Bombus fervidus isolate BK054 chromosome 5, iyBomFerv1, whole genome shotgun sequence DNA window includes the following coding sequences:
- the LOC139987306 gene encoding uncharacterized protein: MEITWFLFFVWYTTLVTGFDLGPIVRIAQCRSQCLKNHTADGTCDWYTGQQQTTCSMCWQYCEALENQWEKTRTICEGDQYLHCPACQTVCTYRKTRIEEKYLPSMLPAPSKAPIILDRFDVAVVMRKLYKQWRVAGYYPGERTPNLRPDTWIIVATENGMKHYSWQEWIPKLESLKEGPLYEATISWKDVQTQLQKQRSLEQVRFNNRVRQFFLEKYGEKVLAEWRSQEDSPISDEIFRRFFFRRKDDRSDDLEADNTPSTSNAYNDRTDKDHIGNKESYVVSWEPETGGLMGNQVTDSNSAQISLLPGTKYLVRIASNDGPGSFPIEVDTRPNFIQAKRIDQTIEGLHPWDIFAACGFAVFLMIILSLARVCRKGKSVEPEEV, translated from the exons ATGGAGATTACGtggtttcttttcttcgtctgGTATACCACGCTTGTTACTGGATTCGATCTCGGACCGATCGTCAGAATTGCTCAGTGCAGATCGCAATGTTTGAAGAATCATACCGCTGATGGTACCTGCGATTGGTACACGGGGCAACAACAAACTACTTGTAGCATg TGCTGGCAGTACTGCGAGGCCCTCGAGAACCAGTGGGAGAAGACAAGAACCATTTGCGAGGGCGACCAGTATCTACAT tGCCCAGCTTGCCAGACAGTGTGTACTTATCGAAAAACTAGAATAGAAGAGAAGTATTTACCATCCATGTTACCAGCACCGAGCAAGGCACCCATCATCCTGGACAGATTTGACGTTGCTGTAGTGATGCGCAAGCTTTACAAGCAGTGGAGAGTTGCTGGATACTATCCAGGGGAACGTACTCCGAATCTAAGGCCGGATACCTGGATTATAGTCGCCACGGAGAACGGCATGAAGCATTACAGTTGGCAAGAATGGATTCCGAAGTTGGAATCTCTGAAAGAAGGTCCTTTGTACGAGGCAACGATCTCATGGAAGGATGTCCAGACTCAGCTTCAGAAACAGAGATCTTTAGAACAGGTCAGATTCAACAATCGTGTGAGACAATTCTTCCTAGAAAAGTACGGAGAAAAGGTACTGGCGGAGTGGAGAAGCCAGGAAGATTCTCCAATATccgatgaaatatttcgaagatTCTTCTTCAGAAGGAAAGACGATCGTTCCGATGATTTGGAAGCGGACAACACTCCTTCCACGAGCAATGCTTATAACGATAGGACCGATAAGGATCATATTGGAAACAAGGAATCTTATGTGGTTTCTTGGGAACCCGAGACCGGTGGTCTTATGGGAAATCAAGTGACGGACTCGAATTCCGCACAGATTTCTCTTTTGCCTGGGACAAAGTACCTCGTCAGGATTGCTTCGAACGACGGACCCGGTAGCTTCCCCATCGAAGTGGATACGAGGCCTAATTTCATTCAAGCTAAAAGGATAGATCAGACGATCGAGGGATTACATCCTTGGGATATTTTCGCTGCTTGCGGTTTTGCTGTTTTTTTGATGATCATTCTCAGCTTGGCGAGGGTTTGCAGGAAGGGCAAGAGCGTCGAGCCCGAAGAAGTCTGA